In Mixophyes fleayi isolate aMixFle1 chromosome 3, aMixFle1.hap1, whole genome shotgun sequence, the genomic stretch AATTGttattttgtcagtttattatGATGAACAGATGTCAGGAAGCGACTATACTCTACCTCTCGTTTGGTGTTTTTGCTGTGAGTGAAAATGGGCTTCATTCTATTGGCGCaatctttttgttttttctttttgttaaaaATTCAGAACGATTCCTATTATCTGCTGACTTTTTGTGTCCTACAGAGCTGACCCTCTAATCTATCAGATGGATGTAGCAGTGTCTGTTTATGATTGGAGGTGACCTTCTATATGGTGATAGTGTTTAGATTCTGTGGGAACAGGAGATGTACAAGTCTCTGCTGCAGATCTATGATGATCTCCTATATGTAATAAGAGCCAGAGTAATCACGGTGTAAATTAAAGATAGCCATAACTAAACACTATttgtcataataataaaaatattaacaataatattaataataataataataatacatcttcAGCACACAGTGTATTGTGGGATgatgcatttatatattatatgacaaAGTCTTACCTGTAGCTCTGCATTTTGGGGGGCCTTGGCGTGGTGAGGTTCTCGTACCAGCAATCTCTTTACCCTCTCTGTTGACGCACCAACACATACCCGTGCTGCCATGACACTGCAGTGGCCTGTAGctgccatctttatcacactgagGTACATAAGCTCCTATTAGGGGTTTTTTCTTTGCACGCTCACGTTCCTTTAAGCAGGGAGTAAGATCCTCTGAAACACGACATGACAACACATGGTAACATTTTTTTGGAGCAGAGTGGCACCATCTTTAAAATTTAGCTATGACACACAACACAGCTCTGCTCAAAAATAGAGTTGAGCTGATAGATGAGTTTCTGTATAACATCAGTAATTAGTATGTGAAGGTCAGTTTCTGAACGATGTTTGGAGGCTGCAGCATCCTGTCACTGAGTGAAGGTAATGAGGGTATCTGAGAGACTTCACACAGCAAGCTCCAGGCAGGGAGCGAGAGTAAAGACGGATCCAGCAGAGGTTTGGGCTACAAAAGCTTGTTGTGAAAGTACCAAAAACGGTTCTAGGGATGGAATTCTATTGAGCTGAGAACCAGAGCTCTGGATGCAGCAGTGTAGGATTGCAGCCCCAAATTTGAGTTTACAACCCTTGCTGCTGACTTTGGCACGGAGGTGGCACGAGGCACCGGGGACAATGTCCTGAAACTAAGTGTGGGAATAAGATTTAAAGATTAAAACTCTCAGCCCAGACTTATTTGATACATGGTGGAGAAAGGGAAGAGACCACTTCATGTAAAAAGTAGGATCATAAACTGAACAGATCCTTGTAATAGTTTAAATAATCATTTGGGACAAGAGGATAGATGATCACCTGCCAGCTTGTGAGTGTGTAAAAGAGTATATGAAGGTAAAAAAGACCCCATGTCAAGTATATCACTTACGTACTTCCATTAAGTGTTAGCGTGTGTAATCGCTCTTTTAAGAACTTCTCATTTATCCCCCAGCTGTCCTGTGAtaccctatacctgctgtattcctgtatcctacagataaggactaacactctcctccatcccccagctgtcctgtgataccctatacctgctgtattcctgtatcctacagataaggactaacactctcatccatcccccagCTGTCCTGTGATACCCTATACCTGTTATATTCCTgtatcctacagataaggactaacactctcctCCATCCCCCAGCTGTCCTGTGAGTCGCCTATACCTGTTGTATTCCTGTATCCTACAGATAAGCACTAGCACTCTCATtcattccccggctgtcctgtgataCCCTATACCTGTTGTATTCCTgtatcctacagataaggactagcACTCTCATTCATCCCCCAGCTGTCCTGCGATACCCTATACCTGTTATATTCCTgtatcctacagataaggactagcactctcatccatccccggctgtcctgtgagactcctatacctgctgtattactGTATCCTACAGAAAAgaactaacactctcatccatcccggctgtcctgtgagactcctatacctgctgtattactgtattctacAGAAAAGAACTAACACGCTTATCCATCCcacggctgtcctgtgagaccactatacctgctgtattactgtatcctacagataaggactaactcTCTCATCTAACCCCCGTCCTGGGTAATATATTGTACACTGGAACTATTAGGCTGCACAGTGATATAATTAGGGTGGACACTGAGTAAGTTATTCTGCCAATTATGATCgtattaaattataattttatactttaaatagttgaatctatttattttatctatgtgTTATAGGCTAGGAGATCCTTCACCATATGTTTGTAATTTCTTTATGTAATCTTCTCATGTCATGTTATCTTCAAATGAGACAATTATTTAAGTCTAAATTGGAATGAAAGTTATGTTTACACATAATACAGTTATACTCATCCATTATTTCACTTGTATTTGCTGTTGCATTTACTCCACAGGAGATATGAGCTAAATTTGAAAATTGTTTTgtgaaatattcacctcattctgcatttgtcATATTCTCGCACTTTGCCCACAGAATGGATATTGTGGTTCTGAATTCTACTGCTATATGTATTGGATGGGGTTTCGATGATCCTTACCGGGCAGCTACAGCCGAAGCAGTCATCTCTAGCTTATTACAGAATTACACCAATGACATTGAGAGGAATTCATGGTCCACTGCATTACTATTGACTATTGTATCACTGTACTTCACAAGGAAGAGACCAAACTTGCTAAATACTAGTTTTAAGTTACATGAATCTGAACCAGAACTGATGCAGGTGGATGGTCTAAGTGATTTACTGTCTACTCTCGAAAGCATCTGTAGATTAGAGCAAAACTGTTTATATAGCACAAGTCCAGGACAGTTACAGTAGCAATGTCCTCTCCAGAGGAAAGGTAATTCCTCACACCTCTAGAATAACAATCTGAGTCCACCAGCCAGATTCCTTGCTGTTATGTTTGAGAAGTTATCTATCTGAGGTCCCTGGAAGAGTCTGGGTCTATGGGCAATTAGATTGATAGAGGCTTTATTTTacaacataaaatacatacaatgcAAAAGATCAAGTTTATTCCACTTGACCAGCAGCTCACCTACTGCTTCTGGGCCTGAGTCTGTTGGAGCCATACCTCTCCTTTTAGAAACCTCCATGAGACATTTATAAATGCTCAGTCTAGACGTGGTCCAATCTCCAAAGTTTCCTGTAGTTTTCATGATACTCTGGCTAGCAGATCATATCTAGCAATCAATTGGGTTGGACAAATGAATAACCTTCACTACAGCTCACTATCTCCACCAACACCTAATCACTCATAGCAGCAAAAACATAGAGGGTGCATTATATATAGCAAGATTTTTTGGATAAAAAATAAGCTGCGGTAATGCCCCCTCACCAATCTTGTAACTGCTGCACTGATTAGCTACATGAAACCTAAATTCCATTAAGGTGAATTTATTGCTTGTCGGAACCACAGTTAAATACCATCCAAATAAATACTGATGATAATGTAAAGAGTTGTTTATCTGCCCATCTACTTTGACAGCTGGAGCTCACATCTTCTTTGGGCAAGAAAGATGGAAGTCTTCATCCAAATCTTACCAAATAACTGTAAATGCAATCACAGTGTGAAATTGATACAGATTCAGAGTTATTTAAGAGGAATTGCATGGTGAAAATTTTTACTAAGCTAGACTAAAGAGGTGCCTATGATTTGATCTGAATACTCCCTGGGGATGAATGGAAGAGGACTTCCTGCATTTGCTTTGGCACTCACTTATGCTGGTGGGATTAACTAACACCCCAGCTACCTTTCAACATTGTCAGAATTATGTAGTCTGAATCGGTATGTAGTAATCTGCCTTGATGACATTCTTATATATTCGCAAATACTATCGGATCATAGACGGTACATTATGCAAAACTTAATGCAAAACTAGAAAATTGCATATTTGAGGTTGACAATATCTATTTCCTTTGGTATAttattgtgaggataccacccatagctgggatggcagttaccctctgtgggattcaactcacttgggtagaccaCAGTATATCCTAagtaaggctttattacgacaacGCAACACCACAAGACGATCACAAGATAGAGGGCAAATtttagcatgtatcctccagcagcctcttgcagtcatcACTCCAAACTCATAAGcttagtctctttcagagtcttataatcctgcaatattaccactaccatttaACTAGACAGATACCATGTCGCCCAGCGTTGGATACTGACTCACACAGACACTGTCCTgctagggtttcctccagcagcacTGCAATGcttgcccagagtcctttttgctgatgtattgtacaccaggatcctccaagctagaatagctctcttggcattctgctctccttatattcttggctgtatacacagggagtagggtcaaatgtctcaatccttcctcttacagcaggggtctatcagtggacacatTAAGTGatagacatacagtctctgttactttgattatacaatggaatggcttgactcaattacctatttggctggatacactaaacaaagggttacaatattacatcagggaatgacacttcagACTTGCgtgaaacaataaaacatttcactcattgtatctgcagcattacGCAATCTGAGtcagtgatacattttgatacaagaacattatattgatacatattaatacattcccAGTGCTATTGCAGGCAGTATATTACTGTGAAGGCACAATGCATATCAtatagaagttctaacctaaatACCTTTCAAATTGCCTTTTGACCTAGATAATTAACTTGGCTGCCATCTGGTTAactcactcagacattgttctgattacaaaccaaatctaagctgcacctcataacaatggccatttgagacaaatggtaattacattagctaatacaagcaaaattacttctgctgcccctgttattttcacacagtatggcaatattctttatatttttaatacatacaatattgcaggtaatagcaagggtaaaatgtacctaataacatgaaataataatacacataatacactgatgctctgatgtatatacttagactgggccaaggattaaaaaaatacatttaactgtgagaaacaggtgaagaataaaaagtcctcagtctaGTAACACCCTGTTTTGTCACAATTATCTTCCCTGAAAAAGTAAAGATTCATCCATCCATCTAGGTCCAGTCGATAGGAGTCTATAGGAGTCTTGTGGACAAGTACCACAATTATAGAGACAGTGCAACAATTTATAGGATTCTCCAAATATTATTTGAGATTCAAATAGAAtggttttaaaataattgcatttcACTTATCTTGGCCCTAAACATTAGGGTACCCGTTTCCTGTGTACAACTCCTGCACAACAGGGTTTTTGTCAACTAAAGAAGactttccaaaccacttctgtgTTGCCACATCCTGACGCTAATCAACCATTTGTCTTTGAGGTGAATACCTCCTAGATCATTGTGGGGACTGTCCTCTCTCAAAAGTAGGGAGAAAAGAGGTCAATGTAACACTGTACCTACTTTTCCAAAACTTGTCGCCTACAGAGCaaaatgaatcaagatttttCTCTGCAGTAGGGGGCATTATGCAGTCTGTGTTGACACAATTAGGATTCTCTGCCACTTTTCATGGGATTGCTTAAATGAAGTGTGGGGGAGTAAAGGGATCAGCAGATTGTTGGGATTTTAGGATGGTATAAGGTACTGCATATATAGTCCCCAGCTAGATTACTGCTCAGGGCACAAGACAGCGGAAGGAAACGGTGATATCTTATAATATTAGAAAACTTGTATTGTCGGTAGATTACAGCCAGTACAAACATGGTACCAGACTCATTAGAATTCATTTTAGTTTTGAACAGGGAATATTAATTTAAATCTctctagtagagatgctcactgacccccgtgaagtggttttggttttgattttggatctggattagcattgtgttttggttctggcaaatccaccctcgtgtgttttggtttgggttttggatctgtatttttttagcaaaattgctgaaatcacataattttgctctttttttgatcctttatgattaacctcaataacactaatttcaagtcatttgcagtcagttttgacctcacaggtcacaatattattttcatgcacttttggacaaatactgcagccacctggctggatggtaagcgacagagcaatgacacaaacacacggcagttcctaccacatttaggacacattggcacacagcagtgtcagaaaaagaaaagtggggcaagatggaattgtccttggatcatgaaactagttatggttcatttgatcgctgctcctatttcttggataagtgaggtaattctacagctaatacatggcaatgagcgttGACCCCCCCTGgtatgcgtgcttttatcagacacacaccaatccatggtgccagacaatgcactaaaaagagccattgtaattcccagcaaaaagagccagttcatcagtgagcttcaaatcagccccaattccgaCAAAAATATAATCTAGTTAgctacctttcatgtaaagtgccgatttcaaacacttgatgaaacagcagcaagtGGAAGATATTGCATATACACgcctatttagacatccatgcttacattacttctgcaagcaacgttgctctttgttattaaaatagctgtctttataccattcaaaatatttaaaataatcctccatcattctttgaatgttgatagtaggatcaggtggagttacagcagaggtgtcactaattctggtcaatacttTTACGGTAGataagaccagatgtcaaaattgtgtgctgattcatctgcatcatcaatgggtgtctaagatttttgctaagcacacaacaatatatatatagcacatataggtaacattgtcacacagcgtTAGCTGAAaggaaagatggaattgtccttgggccctcccacccacccttatgttggatcttaaaaaaagacatgcacactttaacaaaccaagcacttcagccacaaaagtgccactccttgtagCTGAActgcttggtttatttgggcccccacaaaacaaggtaacaatggccttaagccacctaaggtaacagtggtgttaatgaactctactgtgacaagatgttgttgtcatcatcctcagcctcatcctcactttcatcagtgtgtacatgatcctcacacattattaattcatcaccgctggaatccaccgttacagaagtctcagtattttgaactGATTGGCATGAAAGGACTTCCTCTTTgtacttgaagttcatttttattaatgtcgaagtcgtataattggatgagcaaagtatattagttaatattgttttattgtgcgattgcactcagtatgccacgctacacatggcatggcgcgatcacgcggtaaaatgcgcacgcacacactcgcactacaacatttagttatttatatatttcatgtttatattgattccattccacaagTATGGATggtttttcgctgttcctccatccgcagaagcatatacagggtggaattccactttgtcaccacctcttgcttcagttggcggcagggcaaattaaactgCTCTTGtagttgctgcaatctcctacacgctgttgccgaatgtcgaAAAATGTCCCGATATtttacagacagcatctcctgcatgtccctgtcatttttttaaaagctctgcaccatcaagtttattctgtgagcaaaacagggaatgtgatggaattcacccagctgtaatgctctcacaatattagtggcattatcagaaatgacatatcctgaggagagtccaagtgggataagccatgttgcaatgacatcccttagtttttgtaacagattgtcagctgtatgcctcttagtgaagccgctgatacacagagtagcctgcctctgacaaatgtgacgtacttgggtacatgctgctgctgttcctgatggCGAAGGCGAATCatcaatccagtgggctgtcaaggtcatataatctttagtttgcccagctctgcttgtccacatatctgtggttaagtgtacagtgggcagaatggcattttgcagcccaataataacatttttacggactttctggtagaggtgaagaatagcttttctactgaagtggtgtcgtgatggaatttggtaacagggacacaagacctcaagtaactgtctaaaaccagctgcaataatagtggatattggataaagatataatactagcatagtcgccatggccgtctgtgatccgctttgccactgggtgacagctttcatacttgcttcctcatgcaaaggattgtttaacagtcaattgttgtaaactactagtagtcttcttcttggtctgcttctgggatgaagattcacacccggcagcagcaacagcagcagcagcaggacgaacgctcaagaattcttctgaggaatccagaatagtggaagagtcatctagccttaccaacttggatgcgggactaactccgatcgctactgaggatattgatgaggacggtgttgtgggtgtagattgcaggcgtcgggatgaaggtgagagaagggtcctgatgattggctgcttgttgttatttttttactataactTACTGATTTTCCCaataccttgccatgaactcgtgtcaaatggtgtaacatggatgaggttcctagatggttaaggtccctccctcgattgactgtggctttgcataaactagacaactgttgtcaggatttggatagaaataattccacacataagaagtggcttttttggttttaggtccaggcatgacaatggccttcttcttatcatgtgtcaAAACTGCTTCCaacggtgcaggacttacacgatcaacatcatcctcatcaacatcctcattatcaccctcgtcagctacacaaatatccccctcatcctgtttcaattccaaagtggcatcctcaattggtgtatcaccggctacactcgggctgttcaggcacacatcagcagaaatgctgaaaggggccttctttatggatacatTATCTGAATGGTCACAATAACACATAGCACTCATGCATGGACTCTCCTaatggattggtgtcatttctgaatctgagcagacATTTTCCTCTAATGGCTTACGGTTTTCTTCCAGTGCGGCTTTTACATgaaacagtatttgtgcaccacttttggagtcggAATTACTTGGACTTGCTTGGctacgagtgaccttacaagaagatgactCAGTAataattttagatctcgcactcatagagaaaggcgaaggcctcattctttctttgccactgcatgtgtagaatggcatgttggcaatttttttttttccggcagaTAACTTTTCTTCACCACAGTAAAAGgtggtttttttatgtttttttccctgacttaaaaagactttGTACTTtcacataggctttaccagatgacatacagggattaTCATCATCAGGACTGGTTGAAGCAGCAGCTtgttgctcctgctcttctgtgtactgctgtgaatccatttggataacaccttACACTTaatggtgcaaattcagaaaaaagcctgcaaggactagtatattagatttgtatttcagcaatgacaaattgagcaatgcagctcttgtctttgggtgtatatagcactacacttattggtgcaaattcagaaaaaaagcctgcaaagacttgtatatttggatttcaccaatgacaattagcaatggagctttgttgaacaatcagctcaattcctttgtagaaCCCTccgacactctctcttcatttgatcccacaaatgaagaggaagtttctactctcttctcatccttctactctacctcctgtcctcttgatcccattcccttacaaattggtaggtccctgtctcctgtgctcattacccctctaactaaaatctgtaatctattgCTTTCtattggtatttttccatcactattcaagcatgcagtgattactcccatttaaaaaaaacagaattttggCCATAACTTTCtcacaaattaccaccccatctcccagctctcATGCCCCTCCGAGcttcgagagaattgcctacactcgcctcacacactttcttacagcaaacaacctattggatcctcttcagtcacgctttcgctctcaacactccacagagactgtgctgaccaaggttgtcaatgatttgatcacagcaaaaaataataaccattacgctcttctaattctcctggatctctctgctgcatttgacactgttgaccactctcctcatacaaacgctacaatccctaggtcttgaaggtactatcctatcctggttctcatcctaccaatctaatcgctctttcagtgttaatttctctggattcacctctgctccgcttcccttatcagttggagtaccacaaggctcagtcctaggtcctctgctattctctatctacaccgcttctcttggaaaactaataagctcctttggatttcagcatcatctctatgcggatgatacacaaatgtatctatcctctcctgatctttcaccatctgtgttgtctcgcgttactgactgtcattctgccatttcatcttggatgtcttctcgccaactcaaactcaatctttcaaaaactgaattaataatattccccccCAAAAACAGTAGCTTCCTGCAtggcatttctatttctgttgataacatgaccataaatccaaccccgcaagctcgttgcctaggtgtaattcttgactcacaactgtcatttattccccacatcaactctatatctaaatcatgttacatacacctaaagaacatttccagaatacacacatatctcacacaagacatcgcaaaaaaattaattcatgcattcatcatctcccgcattgactattgcaattccctccttactggtcttcccaaagtcagacttgaacccctacaatctattttgcataccgtggctagattgattttccttacaaaccattattcctctgctgagccactctgtcagtctctacattggctgcctgtatttcaacaaatccaatataaaactcttctactaacatacaaggccatcaacaaaatcgcaccaacatacatttcgtcacttgtctcaaaatatctcccaactcgacacctccgctctgcacaagatctgcgtctctcttccactctcatcatatcctcccattctcgattacaggactttttcagggctgcacccactttgtggaattccctcccttgcacagtaagactttcctctagtcttcaaaccttcaagtgttctctgaaaacccacctcttcagacaagcttatgatattcctcaaccaccatcttaatctccccagattaccctattaccaccctctacacagctaacacaaggcaagaaccctctgaccaacattgccacacacacagcccattcaatagcagtatttatagattccaaaactcccgagatctgaCAACATCACGATGACATttagcctcgttttggaatcaACAAAGCGTGAAAGATCccataagttcgggtgggcttggttttcaggaaaccgagcccgcccatctctactttctaGCACTGGACAATTGTCTATGACAGCAAcatctttataataataattctgaatatttatttatctggTAGATATATTTTGTAAGTTAAAGAACAAGTAATCCCCTCTTATGCAATTATATTATAAACACTGTATTTctgagataaataataataaatcaaaagtGTTAATACTTTACTAAATCTTCCCAGTATGTTATCCTAATTCTTTGTATAAAGCAGACATTTTCAAACTATATGATAAGAATATGCTAAGGTTACAAATCAGTGCAGAAGGCTTCCATGTGAGTAACTGGCTCCCCCATTTCCCATACATTTACAGTGTGAGGCTGCTTTGCTGAATGGGCAAATGTCTGGCACTGGGGCACAGAATGGTATAACTCCCGGGGCTGTGAGCCTAATATTAAGATGTATTCTAAATGTGTttgatgaaaaaaatataaataatataaatgttttatcttAACATCGTGATCCAGGGGAGATCTGGTTGCCTCCAACTTAGTGGCAACAGGGTAGAGAGGGGGATGAGCCCCACACTACCAATGAGAACAATGTAAAACTGTTCAACAAAGTCCAGGCAGATATTTGATTGTGAAAAGGGCAAAGAGCTGGATTATATCTGACAACCTGTGtataaaaattgaataaaaaaggcCGATGAGCCCCAAGTAAATGGTGCAAAGTCTTATATTCCACCTAGGTTTATCATCACTGCCTCACTGTGATGTTACCAGCTCTTGTAAGAACTACATTTCAGCAATAAACACCACTCTTCATATTATCTGCTGACTTCTTGTGTCCTACAGAGCTGACCCTCTAATCTATCAGATGGATGTACCAGTGTCTGTTTATGATTGGATATGAGCTTCTATATGGTAATAGTGTTTATTTTCTGTGGGAAAAAGGAGATGTACAGGTATCTGCTGCTGATCTGTGATGATCTTCTATATGCAATAAGGACCTGAGTAATCAAGGTATAATTTAAAGATGGCCATGATTAAACACTaattgtcataataataataataataataataaataataataataataatactgcatcTACAGCACACAGTGTATTGTGGGATAAtgcaattatatattatatgacaaAGTCTTACCTGGAGCTCTGCATTTTGGGGGGCCTTGGCGTGGTGAGGTTCTCGTACCAGCAATCTCTTTACCATCTGTGTTGATGCACCAACACATACCAGTGCTGCCATGACACTGCAGTGGCCTGTagttgccatctttatcacactgagGTACATAAGCTCCTATTAGGGGTTTTTTCTTTGCAAGCTCACGTTCCTTTAAGCAGGGAGTAAGATTCTCTGAAACACGACATGACAACACATGGTAACATTTTTTGGAGCAGAGTGGCACCATGTTTCAAATTAAGTTATGACACACAACACAGCTCTGCTCAAAAATGAAGCTGAGCTGACTTCTGACACTTCTAtggaagcagaagattttaacACTTGGAAGATTGGAAAGATTGGTGCACATGCTGTATGGTAATGACTAATGTCATTACCAAGTGTACACACCCTGGCTATCCCACAACTCCCGCTTCATGGTGGACTGCCACTTAAAGCGGCTGAAAGGATGCAAATATGAAGGAAGGAGTAGAAATGTGCAGATATTTGCCATAATATATAGACacaattttatttcctttttggtgacatttgggaaaaataataatttctactGATCAGTTTCTAAATTACTTCAGATCATTCTCTGAAGGTAACAGGGGAAGTTTTATTGCCTGTTCCTTATAGATGAGTTTCTGTATAATTTCAGTAATTGGTATCTGAAGGTTAAGGGGGCTTATCAGTGATGATTACTGACCGATGGAAGGAGGCTGCCACAACCTGTCGCTGAGTGAAGG encodes the following:
- the LOC142143079 gene encoding equistatin-like, coding for MRPTAFLLLLGLFLLSAVTAEDLTPCLKERELAKKKPQIGAYAPQCDKDGSYRPLQCHGSTGMCWCVNTDGKEIAGTRTSRHQAPPKCRATEHLTPCLKERELAKKKPQIGAYVPQCDKDGSYRPLQCHGSTGMCWCVNRDGKEIAGTRTSPRQGPPKCRAPENLTPCLKERELAKKKPLIGAYVPQCDKDGNYRPLQCHGSTGMCWCINTDGKEIAGTRTSPRQGPPKCRAPEDLTPCLKERERAKKKPLIGAYVPQCDKDGSYRPLQCHGSTGMCWCVNREGKEIAGTRTSPRQGPPKCRATGDHHRSAAETCTSPVPTESKHYHHIEGHLQS